The sequence TCCTGTAGTCGTCCGGTTGCTTATTTTCAGAAGAGCCCAAGTAAAAGCTATGCCTCTGCTCCTTCCGGCACCATATCAGTAGAGACGCCTACCGAATCTATTTCGGTACAAAAAGAGCCACTCGTGCAGGCAAATTCAGTTATTACCCAGCTTGACACCTACGTCCGTAACGATAACAAACTGGCCGCAAACAAAAATTTGAGTAGGCACATGGCCCGGATTAAGACATTGCTGGCTTCTACTTCAGGCGTGCCTGACATGAAGACCACACATGCTCCTGGTTCGAAAAATGGGCTTGAACGGCTGATACAAAAGAAACTAAACAAGCGAATCGGCAAGCAACTGGCTGCGACTCATCCCGACAAGGCACTTGTCAATGGTGGAAAGCTGATTGGTGGTATTGTTCTCTTGGTTGCAGGCTTACTTTTGTTAATCCTGGGAAGTGGTACGGTTGCTTTTATTGGCCTTATTTTGAGTCTGGTGGGCGCGTTGGGCGTAATTGTGGGGCTATTTGGGATCGATTCCTAGCGTATATCTGAACCCGGCAAAGGCATCAATTGATTCTCAAGAAATTTTATAGTGTATTTTGTAATTGGCTACTAAGGCCACATCGTCAGCTGTGGCTTAATCGCTTCTGAAAAATCAATTGATGCCTGCACTGAATTCCATTCTCCCAAATGGGATCGGGATACAGGCGTACAAAATAATCTCGATCAATGTCGATCAGGTCGAATCCCTGTTGCTGGTAAAGAGCAATCTGACCGATACTTGAATTTCCCGTTGCAATCAGTAACCGCTGCACACTACTCTGCCGGGCTGCAACGATTATTGCCTGTAACATCGCCTTTCCGAATCCCTGATTCTGATAGTTGGCTGCAACGGCCAGGTTAAGTACTTCCCCTGCGCCTGATTCGTATATTTGCCAAACGCCAATACCTATGATCCTTCCTTCCACCTCTAGCAAATAGATTCGGCTGTCGGGTAAATAGGTATCAATTTGCTCAGGGTTGGGGTCCGCCAGGAGCAACAGATCATACGGAACGGGTTCGTCGTCATGACGCTCCCGGATCAGGTAATTCGAATAATGGCGTTGCATCTCCTCTGGCCTACTTGCTGTCATAGCAATAAATTTTCCTTTTTACTTTGCTGTAAAACAACCTGCATTAGCTTCCTCCGCGGTTTAGAAACCGCCTGATCCCTATCCATTGACAAATTCTCCGCTTATTTCTGCCTGTGTCAGGTCAAAACCGACAGTTGACGATTAGGGAGTGAATTCAAGGCCGATTAGTGCCCAAACTTACATCCTTTTGCCTAAGACCGCAGGGGGTGAATCCGGCAATTTTATAGTCATCTTGCGACAAATCAGGCATTTTTAATGGAAGCTTATTCACTCTCCATCAAAAGTAGTGGTGCTCTTTCTTAACATGATTATCCAGATACGCCAAAAGTTTACCAGTTTACGACACTACTGCTTACACCCAATTTTCTATTCAGGTGTCGACTTTAATGCAAATCAGTTACTACATCGTTGAAAGCCAGGTCGGGAATCGACTGCAAAGCTATGCGTACTCAAATTTCCGGGATAGAACAAAACCGACATGTTTTGATTAAATCAAGGGCAGATTTGCATTCGATTCTTCTGACTAACTGGCTCCTGTGAACCGGGATACAGCAACAATTATAAGCCCCAGTACGTACACATCAGCCTGTGGGCTGGCATACTTACTGGGGCTTATATGCAATGGTTCATGGATTTTAGACCAGAACTGTCAGGAACGACGGCCTTTAACGATGGCTTCAATTAAGCCCCGCATATAACCGATGGCGAATAAAGCACCAATGTTACTGTAGCCGGGATGTTCATTGCTGTCTCCGGCCATGGTTGGCACATGATCGGGACGCATAGGTCCACGAAATCCGATCTCAAAATAGGTCTTCATGGCTTCGTACATATCAGTTTTACCATCATCGTGGAAGGTTTCCTCGAAATGATTCCGATCCCCGCGAACGTCGCGAAAATGGACAAAATGAATTTTGTTACGCTTGCCAAAGTACTTAATCACGGCCGGAATGTCTTCGCCCATTGTCGCAAACGTACCCTGGCACAGTGTAATGCCATTGCTGGGACTTGGCACAATCTCGATCATTCGTTTGAAGGCATCTGCCGACGTCATAATCCGGGGTATGCCCCGAATTGCATCTACCGGTGGATCGTCGGGGTGCAGTGCCAGCTTAACACCATGCTTTTCGGCTTCAGGCACAACGGCTTTCAGAAAATAGGTCAGATTCTTCCACATGGTCTCTTTCGTAAATTCACCAAAGGAAGTCAGTGTATTGTCTTTTATGCCATCGATATCGAATGCACTGACCAGCGCCCCACCCCGGCTGGGACGATCCATGCTGGTTCGGGCCCAACTGATAACCGGCATCCAGTTATAACAGATCGTGTCGATTCCGGCTTTGGCCAGATTGCCGATGAAGCTGATAAAGTTTTCAATTTCCTGATCTCGACCATCCAGACCCAGTTTTGTTTTTTCGTTGAGGGCAGGTGGGCCTTCGACCACCCGAAACGTCAATCCTTCTTTAGCCCAGGCCTCTTTAACGGCCATAATGGCTTTGTAATCCCAGGGATTGACATCCGTTACACCCAGTGTTCGGGCATTGATACCCCCTACCGCATTCATCACCTGAAGCTGCTTCGACAGCTCTATCCGGCGCTTATCCATGCCATAGAAGTGAGCCAGGCAGAACTGAATTCCCCCGTCTTTACTGTAGGATTCACGGGCGATATCCAACTGGGCGGGCACTTCGGCAGATTGCCCGGTTACTGACAGGGCGGCAAACGATGCGCTCTGCTTGATGAAACGACGACGCGTGTTTTTCACTGTTTTATTCGACAGGTCCTGCTGAATTCGAACGTCAATATATCGACTTATTTGTCCCACCCGATACGGGTCATCAATAAATCGGTGCTCGGGCTAAGCATGACCGTATGCATGCCTGCGGTGAATACAGCTTTCGAACAGTCTTTTTTTCGGTTCAACCCGTTGAAATGCCAGTTCAGCTATTCAGGTGCTGGATACTGCCAGGCAAAGACTCAACTTTGAAGCCGTAAACAACCAAAGACAATTTAACATGAAGAACCTTCTCTCGCTTTTTGCATTTACCTTA comes from Spirosoma aureum and encodes:
- a CDS encoding mannonate dehydratase, with protein sequence MKNTRRRFIKQSASFAALSVTGQSAEVPAQLDIARESYSKDGGIQFCLAHFYGMDKRRIELSKQLQVMNAVGGINARTLGVTDVNPWDYKAIMAVKEAWAKEGLTFRVVEGPPALNEKTKLGLDGRDQEIENFISFIGNLAKAGIDTICYNWMPVISWARTSMDRPSRGGALVSAFDIDGIKDNTLTSFGEFTKETMWKNLTYFLKAVVPEAEKHGVKLALHPDDPPVDAIRGIPRIMTSADAFKRMIEIVPSPSNGITLCQGTFATMGEDIPAVIKYFGKRNKIHFVHFRDVRGDRNHFEETFHDDGKTDMYEAMKTYFEIGFRGPMRPDHVPTMAGDSNEHPGYSNIGALFAIGYMRGLIEAIVKGRRS
- a CDS encoding GNAT family N-acetyltransferase, producing the protein MTASRPEEMQRHYSNYLIRERHDDEPVPYDLLLLADPNPEQIDTYLPDSRIYLLEVEGRIIGIGVWQIYESGAGEVLNLAVAANYQNQGFGKAMLQAIIVAARQSSVQRLLIATGNSSIGQIALYQQQGFDLIDIDRDYFVRLYPDPIWENGIQCRHQLIFQKRLSHS